A stretch of the uncultured Desulfobacter sp. genome encodes the following:
- a CDS encoding molybdopterin-dependent oxidoreductase, giving the protein MGNKTDEISRRSFLKVTSALGIGVAAAKMPGKAEAAPLKVPTAEYGREKKVPVLCQMCYQFCPANAYVKDGKVVRMEASPVHEYKGICGRSKAAVGALYSDDRITTPLIRTGKRGDGSFRKPSWDEALDLVGSKLKALRDKGEPEKAVLFSRFSSAPVWDYKFFEVYGTPNIVGYGDTCFNVVSKSSQAILGFGGPGAHSSDWENADYGLVVGKNLGGAIIPHGWGAQFGKGLRRGLPMTIVDPRRPNEMAQSYSHWLPIRPGTDVAFLMGVLHFVFKKNYVDMEFQASTNLDALIDTETLLPALIDKRPTPHDYLVYDTAAGKFVLSRQAQAPAYDGRFEYQGKTVQPAMALLRQSAMDQDVEKLSRMCTIPVDQMEAVADKLGKAAPRAFVEIGYRFTRHTTDFRAQLCVHMLNLLLGLYGVEGGILRNRNPRLGGLPIEFPAPDTSKSILRWQNENEAGRWCADNSECRSGIIKSILEGKPYKPKLLFFWGQDLVGGTAGGKDITDAMTDVETVVAVSPFWQDSVMYADVILPGCTFLEQDQPLYTGYKSLIPVVGVNRKAVDPVMGSKDGYWILCQIAKRVLRKDEYVQYFQELEQKGLRPTWESQFAGIAGLTPEESKTLPSSLDELLDNGSWGSWRIVPEHTPRNSTGKYEVYSFWLAEKYNMLTKKYPDYPDLAHASPLLVDLAPAWMQKKQNLAEDEFVPASGFSPLASFTGAQARNNPILVSLHRKMKYANVFINETRARDLGLDEGDLTDIWMEAFPEEKQRARVSLSKTVHPDVLFHYHGLGKGLLRTPEKLHYAKQIGLNLNHFGRLRFSPGVAGHVPQDIILKIKKVLS; this is encoded by the coding sequence ATGGGAAACAAGACGGATGAGATTTCCAGGCGTTCTTTTCTCAAAGTAACGTCTGCCTTGGGGATCGGTGTGGCTGCCGCCAAGATGCCAGGCAAGGCGGAAGCTGCGCCGTTAAAGGTACCCACAGCAGAGTACGGTCGTGAGAAAAAAGTGCCGGTATTGTGCCAGATGTGTTACCAGTTCTGCCCGGCCAATGCCTATGTCAAGGACGGAAAGGTGGTCCGGATGGAGGCCAGCCCCGTCCACGAATACAAAGGGATATGCGGCCGTTCCAAAGCGGCCGTGGGCGCCCTTTACAGTGATGATCGAATTACCACCCCGCTTATCAGGACAGGCAAACGCGGGGACGGGTCATTCCGAAAACCCTCCTGGGACGAGGCCCTGGATCTTGTGGGCTCAAAGCTTAAAGCGCTCCGGGATAAGGGTGAGCCGGAAAAGGCTGTACTCTTTTCCCGTTTTTCCTCCGCCCCGGTCTGGGACTACAAATTCTTTGAGGTATACGGCACCCCTAATATCGTCGGATACGGAGACACCTGTTTTAATGTGGTGTCAAAAAGCAGCCAGGCCATTTTAGGGTTTGGCGGGCCGGGTGCCCATTCCAGTGACTGGGAAAACGCCGATTACGGACTGGTCGTCGGTAAAAATTTAGGGGGTGCCATTATTCCCCACGGCTGGGGCGCCCAGTTCGGCAAGGGGCTGCGCAGGGGCCTTCCCATGACCATCGTCGATCCGAGGCGGCCCAATGAAATGGCCCAGTCATATTCCCACTGGCTGCCCATCAGGCCGGGGACCGATGTGGCTTTTCTCATGGGCGTTCTTCATTTTGTATTCAAAAAAAATTACGTAGACATGGAATTTCAGGCATCCACCAACCTTGATGCCCTGATTGATACTGAAACGTTGCTCCCTGCATTGATTGACAAGCGCCCTACCCCCCATGACTATCTGGTTTATGATACGGCCGCCGGAAAGTTTGTGCTCTCCAGGCAGGCACAAGCACCCGCCTACGACGGTCGGTTTGAGTATCAGGGCAAAACGGTCCAGCCGGCCATGGCCCTGCTCAGGCAAAGTGCCATGGACCAGGATGTGGAAAAGCTCTCCCGGATGTGCACCATTCCTGTGGATCAGATGGAAGCCGTGGCCGATAAGCTGGGCAAAGCAGCCCCCCGGGCGTTTGTGGAGATCGGTTACCGTTTTACCCGGCACACCACGGATTTTAGGGCCCAGCTCTGCGTCCACATGCTCAATTTGCTTTTGGGGCTTTACGGTGTGGAAGGCGGCATCCTTCGCAACCGAAATCCCAGGCTTGGCGGTCTGCCCATCGAGTTTCCAGCACCCGACACGTCCAAGAGTATTTTAAGGTGGCAAAATGAAAATGAAGCCGGCCGCTGGTGTGCGGATAATTCAGAATGCCGATCCGGTATCATCAAGTCCATCCTTGAGGGCAAACCCTATAAACCCAAACTTCTTTTTTTCTGGGGACAGGATCTTGTGGGGGGGACAGCCGGCGGCAAGGATATCACCGATGCCATGACCGATGTTGAGACCGTGGTTGCCGTCTCTCCCTTCTGGCAGGACAGTGTGATGTATGCGGATGTTATTCTGCCCGGATGCACCTTTCTTGAGCAGGACCAGCCCCTTTATACCGGCTATAAATCCCTGATCCCGGTTGTCGGGGTCAACCGAAAAGCCGTAGATCCGGTCATGGGCAGCAAGGATGGGTACTGGATCCTCTGCCAGATTGCCAAACGGGTGCTCCGGAAAGATGAGTATGTCCAGTATTTCCAGGAGCTCGAACAAAAAGGGCTTCGGCCCACCTGGGAAAGTCAGTTTGCAGGCATTGCAGGCCTCACGCCCGAAGAATCCAAAACCCTGCCGTCATCTTTGGACGAACTGCTGGATAACGGCAGTTGGGGTTCCTGGCGGATTGTGCCGGAACACACGCCCAGAAACAGTACGGGAAAATATGAGGTATACAGTTTCTGGCTGGCTGAAAAGTACAATATGCTAACAAAAAAATACCCGGATTATCCGGATTTGGCACATGCTTCTCCGCTACTGGTGGATCTTGCCCCCGCATGGATGCAGAAAAAACAAAACCTTGCCGAGGATGAATTTGTTCCGGCCTCTGGTTTTTCGCCTTTGGCCTCCTTTACCGGGGCCCAGGCCAGGAATAACCCGATCCTGGTATCCCTTCACAGAAAGATGAAGTATGCCAATGTCTTCATTAACGAAACTCGGGCCCGGGATCTGGGTCTTGATGAAGGGGACCTGACGGATATCTGGATGGAAGCGTTTCCCGAGGAAAAACAGCGGGCCAGGGTGTCCCTGAGCAAGACGGTTCATCCTGATGTGCTTTTTCACTATCACGGACTTGGAAAAGGATTGCTGCGTACGCCTGAAAAACTGCACTACGCCAAACAGATCGGCCTGAATCTTAATCATTTCGGAAGGCTTAGGTTCTCTCCGGGTGTGGCAGGTCATGTCCCCCAGGATATCATTCTTAAAATCAAAAAGGTGCTGTCATGA
- a CDS encoding AI-2E family transporter, which yields MIKNSVGNRHNAMVNLAAFVIVIAGMKAASSLIVPFLLALFLTIISLPLMLFLKKMRVPDVLAFLLILILVIGLWMLLVVILGSTLQEFTRSMPEYQERMKQLIGDGYAWLRAHDIAVDKSVVDSMFDPGKIMKFVTSLMNSLVAILKNVFFIVLMFAFLIIEASGIPDKIKTIRHNKEDSLSSYNAIIGMVNKYLGIKFITSFITGAMIYLGLFYIGVDFAVLWAVLSFILNFIPTIGSLIASIPAILLALVQLGPLDALGTALLFVIVNTVVGTIAEPRIMGQRVGLSSIVVLLSLIFWGWVLGPMGMLLSVPLTMAVKIALSEHKSTQWISILLAPNSELSKFNPDIS from the coding sequence ATGATTAAAAACAGCGTAGGCAACAGGCATAATGCAATGGTCAATCTTGCCGCCTTTGTGATTGTGATTGCCGGAATGAAGGCCGCCAGTTCGCTCATTGTTCCTTTTTTGCTGGCCCTATTTTTAACAATAATTAGTTTGCCCCTAATGCTTTTTCTAAAAAAGATGAGGGTTCCGGATGTTCTTGCATTCCTGTTGATTTTGATTCTTGTGATCGGGTTGTGGATGTTACTGGTTGTTATTTTGGGATCAACCCTTCAAGAGTTTACACGCAGTATGCCCGAATATCAGGAGCGGATGAAACAACTGATAGGCGACGGCTATGCCTGGTTGCGGGCTCATGATATTGCTGTTGACAAATCCGTGGTTGATTCGATGTTTGATCCCGGCAAAATTATGAAATTTGTGACCAGTTTGATGAACAGCCTTGTGGCTATTTTAAAGAACGTTTTTTTTATTGTGTTGATGTTTGCCTTCCTGATTATTGAGGCCAGCGGTATACCGGATAAGATTAAAACCATCAGGCATAATAAGGAAGACAGTCTTTCATCTTATAACGCTATTATCGGTATGGTAAACAAATATTTAGGCATAAAATTCATCACCAGTTTTATCACCGGGGCAATGATATATTTGGGCCTTTTTTATATAGGCGTGGATTTTGCCGTCCTCTGGGCCGTGTTGAGTTTTATCCTCAATTTTATTCCTACCATCGGATCTCTGATTGCCTCCATTCCGGCCATACTGCTTGCCCTTGTTCAGCTTGGCCCGTTGGATGCACTCGGTACAGCCTTACTCTTTGTTATCGTTAATACCGTCGTCGGGACGATCGCAGAGCCCCGTATAATGGGACAGCGGGTGGGTCTTTCTTCCATCGTTGTGCTGCTATCATTGATTTTCTGGGGATGGGTATTGGGACCCATGGGGATGCTTCTTTCCGTGCCGTTGACAATGGCTGTGAAAATTGCTTTAAGCGAACACAAATCCACGCAGTGGATTTCCATTCTTCTTGCCCCTAATAGTGAACTTTCCAAGTTTAATCCGGATATTTCATGA
- a CDS encoding DUF4010 domain-containing protein, translating into MIHDPIFEQFIDFGLVALIGFVLGLERDMAGSKNPHADTRDFILIALIGAVSGYLSRQFQSPWIIMGGIMGVLSFLLSGYWIDRDRDTGITTEVAMILTFFLGVLIIIGFKEIATAIAIVILVILSHKKAIQSFTGKIQQYEMQAAIKFLVITFIILPVFPNLPLSNYMKTTFGEVQTYEESSKELLIQMEHVPSLQSGDVVILYNGSGERLGPFTVKKHANKVVTGALQQEGITQPVQGDVLEKVIDSIWLYNILNALNPYKIWLIVVLVSFISLVGYVAVKVLGPDAGIGLTGFIGGLASSTLTTVSFAKRSIESPMFNGSFSVAILLASAIMFPRLLLEIAIVNQAMMKNIALPIVIMGMTGIILAIYFSLKTNKDNPQNISSMQLNNPFCLKSAITFGAIFSTILVLTRLATVYLGDQWLPVISLVSGLVDVDAIAFSLSDAQKSGIISLDWASLNLVIGAISNTIVKLFYVFTFGDRRLFRQLAISFIIVCISGVITVAFYYDY; encoded by the coding sequence ATGATTCACGATCCTATTTTCGAACAGTTTATTGATTTTGGTTTAGTTGCCTTGATTGGTTTTGTCCTGGGTTTAGAGCGTGATATGGCCGGTTCTAAAAATCCCCATGCAGACACACGTGATTTCATTCTGATTGCTTTGATTGGGGCGGTTTCAGGTTATTTAAGCCGACAATTTCAAAGTCCCTGGATCATTATGGGTGGCATCATGGGCGTATTGTCTTTTCTACTAAGCGGCTACTGGATTGATCGGGATCGCGATACTGGGATCACAACAGAAGTTGCTATGATACTGACGTTTTTCTTAGGCGTTTTGATCATTATAGGGTTTAAGGAAATAGCGACCGCCATCGCGATCGTAATCCTGGTCATTTTGTCTCATAAAAAGGCCATACAGTCTTTTACCGGCAAAATACAACAATATGAAATGCAGGCTGCAATAAAATTTTTAGTGATAACCTTTATTATTCTGCCCGTTTTTCCTAACCTGCCATTATCAAATTACATGAAAACCACATTTGGCGAGGTTCAAACCTACGAAGAAAGCAGCAAAGAACTTTTAATCCAAATGGAACATGTGCCATCACTACAATCCGGGGATGTTGTGATTTTGTATAACGGTTCTGGAGAACGCCTCGGACCGTTTACGGTGAAAAAACATGCCAATAAAGTTGTGACGGGGGCACTTCAGCAAGAAGGCATAACTCAACCCGTTCAAGGGGATGTGCTTGAAAAAGTGATAGACAGCATCTGGCTTTACAACATCCTTAATGCACTGAATCCCTATAAAATATGGTTAATTGTTGTCCTGGTGTCATTTATCAGTTTAGTGGGGTATGTTGCGGTCAAGGTACTTGGACCAGATGCGGGCATTGGCCTTACAGGGTTTATTGGCGGATTGGCTTCTTCAACGCTGACAACGGTTTCTTTTGCAAAACGAAGTATAGAGTCTCCGATGTTTAATGGTAGTTTTTCTGTCGCTATTCTGCTTGCATCGGCAATAATGTTTCCAAGGCTACTGCTCGAAATTGCGATTGTGAATCAAGCAATGATGAAAAATATAGCCCTGCCTATAGTAATTATGGGAATGACGGGAATAATTCTGGCTATCTATTTTTCGTTGAAAACGAACAAAGATAATCCTCAGAATATATCTTCAATGCAGTTGAATAATCCTTTTTGCCTGAAATCGGCCATTACATTCGGAGCAATTTTCAGCACAATATTAGTCCTTACCAGACTGGCCACGGTTTATCTCGGAGACCAATGGCTACCGGTCATTTCTCTCGTTAGTGGATTGGTCGACGTTGATGCCATAGCATTTTCATTAAGTGATGCTCAGAAATCAGGAATCATTTCATTGGATTGGGCCAGTTTGAATCTGGTAATCGGTGCTATTTCCAATACTATTGTAAAGTTATTTTATGTATTCACTTTTGGAGACCGCAGGCTTTTTCGGCAGTTAGCCATTTCATTTATCATCGTCTGTATTTCCGGTGTTATCACTGTGGCTTTTTATTATGATTATTAA
- the nhaA gene encoding Na+/H+ antiporter NhaA, translating to MTSSKESFIAGFFKLESAGGLTLMFAAFVAICVANTPLYKYYTLLIDTPIELRIGALHIAKPLLLWINDGMMAVFFFLVGLELKREVLDGELSDKRNIIFPGLGALGGMVVPALIYVYFCANDPSAVKGWAIPAATDIAFALGILSLLGSRVPVSIKVFLTSLAIFDDIGAILIIALFYTDKISMVALVIALCCIPVLAIMNYKNLESKSMFILVGVVMWTSMLKSGIHATLAGVILALFIPMTSAKNPGYSPLKRVEHDLHFPVAFIILPVFAFANAGIRLVGMGTDQFFHPVSVGIALGLFIGKQVGIFGICWAAVKAGIARLPQGMSWGSLYGASALCGVGFTMSLFIGSLAFEQTGVNRLFDERLGIIVGSLASGIVGYLFLNAGLPPKRQND from the coding sequence ATGACATCGTCTAAAGAATCCTTTATCGCCGGTTTTTTCAAATTGGAGTCCGCCGGAGGGCTGACCCTCATGTTTGCCGCCTTTGTTGCGATATGTGTGGCCAACACCCCGTTGTACAAGTATTACACCCTGCTCATTGATACCCCCATTGAACTTCGCATCGGTGCGCTGCATATAGCAAAGCCGTTACTGCTGTGGATCAATGACGGCATGATGGCAGTCTTTTTCTTTCTGGTTGGGCTGGAACTTAAACGCGAGGTCCTGGATGGGGAGCTTTCCGATAAAAGAAATATTATCTTTCCGGGTCTCGGCGCATTGGGGGGCATGGTTGTCCCGGCGCTGATTTATGTCTATTTCTGCGCAAATGATCCATCAGCGGTAAAGGGCTGGGCCATCCCTGCGGCAACGGATATCGCATTTGCCCTTGGCATCCTTTCGCTTCTTGGCTCCCGGGTGCCGGTGAGCATCAAGGTCTTTTTAACCTCCCTGGCTATTTTTGACGATATCGGCGCCATACTGATCATTGCCCTATTTTATACAGATAAAATTTCCATGGTTGCCCTGGTTATTGCCCTGTGCTGCATCCCGGTACTGGCGATTATGAATTATAAGAATCTGGAATCAAAAAGCATGTTTATCTTGGTCGGTGTGGTCATGTGGACATCCATGCTCAAATCAGGCATCCACGCCACCCTGGCCGGGGTTATCCTGGCCCTGTTCATTCCCATGACCTCCGCAAAAAATCCGGGCTATTCTCCATTAAAGCGCGTAGAGCATGACCTGCATTTTCCCGTTGCGTTCATCATTCTTCCTGTCTTTGCATTTGCCAATGCAGGCATCCGCCTTGTGGGCATGGGAACGGATCAATTTTTTCATCCGGTCTCAGTGGGGATCGCCCTCGGGCTTTTTATCGGCAAACAGGTCGGCATATTCGGGATTTGCTGGGCGGCTGTTAAAGCCGGCATTGCCAGGCTCCCCCAGGGTATGTCATGGGGTTCTTTATATGGGGCATCCGCCCTGTGCGGCGTTGGCTTTACAATGAGCTTGTTCATCGGTTCCCTGGCCTTTGAGCAGACCGGGGTAAACCGCCTGTTTGATGAACGACTGGGCATCATTGTGGGGTCTCTTGCATCGGGTATAGTCGGGTATTTATTTTTGAATGCCGGCCTGCCCCCAAAGAGGCAAAATGATTAA
- a CDS encoding alpha/beta-hydrolase family protein: MPLIRCLTAPFSLAGLILGLGFFCVSLTPSLLPRMFIMQGLLSGCVFAAGYGIGRALAWLYKYMELQALPEKITRYTSWTVICTLSITAVYTLSRMKVWQNSVRVLMEMPPIDRAYPAEVFLVSVVTAVVLISFFRLLIYWGGRAVAIVNRYMPRRISIVLGTVLFALFLTSFVDKIILKAALDMMDRSFAATNMLLEEKYSPPKNGKLSGSRNSLIDWIDIGRNGKRFISDGPKRQEIERLTGRRSMEPIRVYAGFETGKTLKARARIALNELKRVKGFDRSVLIIATATGTGWLDPSAVDTVEFIHAGDTAIVSLQYSYLPSWLTLMVEPELAQDAATALFKEVYGHWTSLPRDKRPRLYLFGLSLGALGSEFSADLITMIGDPVKGALWSGPPFLSATWKSMTADRNPDSLQWWPVYGDSRTVRFMTQDGFPKAAVGAGWGPLRIIYLQHASDPMTWFSTGLAFHCPAWLSQDRGRDVSSYFRWFPVVTFFQVAFDILASASVNIGYGHNFAPYNYINAWLEITQPVNWSVEDTEKLKAYFADFNPKAL; this comes from the coding sequence ATGCCACTGATACGCTGCCTAACAGCTCCTTTTTCCCTTGCAGGCCTTATTTTAGGCCTGGGATTTTTTTGTGTTTCTCTTACCCCGTCTCTTCTGCCCAGAATGTTTATCATGCAGGGCCTGCTGTCTGGCTGTGTCTTTGCTGCAGGGTATGGAATTGGAAGGGCTTTGGCCTGGCTTTATAAGTACATGGAGTTGCAGGCGCTGCCGGAAAAGATTACCCGTTATACTAGCTGGACCGTTATCTGTACCTTGTCCATAACGGCTGTGTATACCTTAAGCAGGATGAAGGTCTGGCAGAACTCAGTGAGGGTTTTAATGGAAATGCCGCCCATTGACAGGGCCTATCCTGCGGAGGTGTTTCTGGTTTCTGTGGTTACAGCGGTTGTACTCATATCTTTTTTTCGTCTGCTGATATATTGGGGCGGCAGGGCCGTGGCCATCGTAAACCGTTATATGCCGCGAAGAATTTCCATTGTTCTCGGCACTGTTCTTTTTGCTCTTTTTCTCACCTCCTTTGTTGATAAAATAATACTGAAGGCGGCGCTTGATATGATGGACAGATCCTTTGCCGCCACAAACATGCTTTTAGAGGAAAAATACAGTCCGCCCAAGAACGGCAAGTTATCGGGCAGCCGAAACTCTCTTATCGACTGGATCGATATCGGCAGAAACGGTAAGCGGTTTATTTCCGACGGGCCGAAGAGACAGGAGATCGAACGGTTGACCGGGCGCAGATCCATGGAGCCCATAAGAGTCTACGCAGGTTTTGAAACAGGCAAAACCCTTAAGGCGCGTGCGAGGATTGCCTTGAATGAGCTAAAGCGGGTCAAAGGTTTTGACAGGTCGGTTCTCATCATTGCAACGGCTACCGGAACAGGCTGGCTGGACCCGTCGGCCGTGGACACGGTTGAATTTATACATGCAGGCGACACGGCCATTGTATCGTTGCAGTACTCCTATCTTCCAAGCTGGCTGACGCTGATGGTAGAGCCGGAACTTGCCCAGGATGCGGCAACAGCCCTGTTCAAGGAGGTTTACGGCCATTGGACATCATTGCCCCGTGATAAACGTCCAAGACTCTATCTGTTTGGTTTAAGCCTTGGGGCGCTTGGGTCGGAGTTTTCAGCCGATCTTATCACCATGATCGGGGACCCCGTGAAAGGTGCCCTGTGGAGCGGTCCTCCTTTTTTAAGTGCAACATGGAAGTCCATGACCGCTGACCGTAATCCGGATTCCCTTCAGTGGTGGCCGGTATACGGGGATAGCCGAACCGTGCGCTTCATGACCCAGGATGGATTTCCAAAGGCTGCTGTTGGAGCAGGTTGGGGACCTTTGCGCATTATCTATCTGCAGCATGCAAGCGACCCCATGACCTGGTTTTCCACAGGCCTTGCCTTCCATTGCCCTGCCTGGCTGAGCCAGGACCGGGGCCGGGATGTCTCTTCCTATTTCCGGTGGTTCCCTGTGGTTACTTTTTTCCAGGTTGCCTTTGATATTCTGGCATCAGCAAGTGTGAACATCGGTTATGGGCATAATTTTGCCCCTTACAACTATATTAATGCCTGGCTTGAAATTACCCAGCCTGTCAACTGGAGCGTTGAAGACACTGAAAAACTCAAAGCCTATTTTGCTGACTTCAACCCAAAAGCACTGTGA
- a CDS encoding SBBP repeat-containing protein, which produces MSIRCHRAGYTRQEALKKIFICFATALFSLIGTELLAQAERNPILQRSNGGHIVRFHKRSVSVGNADHAVTISFVDSQPVMPESPKPNDADPGLINVTYTDLWKGVSLAYVGGRGVFESIYRLSPHPPTAKRPVDDIRLRYSVPVTLDGNGNIVLTFQSGQMTESAPLAWQEHHNQRVSVPIAFRVFKNGDVGFQVGTYDPTIPLMIDPVLDWHTYVGSSSMDDIGGIARDPQGYLYVVGIGEATWGTPVNLHDEQGNNFFVAKFDSNGNEIWNTFLGGDPLGNYRPDIAVDSSGNCYIVGTSSDSVGTPIRQSSLGHEIIVAKFDTNGNRMWHTYMGSTGTDIGANITLDDLDNIYIVGTSDYNWGAPLVEHGSYSFDEAVVAKLSSNGELLWHTYLGPNTKSYGRSVAVGSDGNVYVGGEGIVLPDMTSTTCQESMQGGFIAKLSSAGLPLSHTCIPSVINGIAFGPMGNIYAVGYSDQWGTPLNPHAGSDDVIVAKFSSSGTLMWHTFLGSSSVDYGKDIIVDDNGVVTVSGYGGATWGNPDNPFAGVWDALVAQTDDNGNLLWNTFMGSASYEIAWDIIDNPLGGFYIVGSAYGDWGAPLSEFKGLYCDGFLACFTTDELPACLGDFDDDGDLDGEDLAAQAADGDNPVIIAEDFAAEFGRTDCP; this is translated from the coding sequence ATGAGCATTAGATGCCATCGAGCGGGGTACACCAGACAAGAAGCCCTCAAAAAAATTTTTATCTGCTTTGCAACAGCGTTGTTCTCTCTGATCGGAACAGAACTGCTTGCACAGGCGGAGAGAAATCCTATCCTCCAGCGCAGTAATGGTGGTCACATAGTCAGGTTTCACAAACGCTCAGTGTCTGTAGGTAACGCCGATCATGCGGTAACCATTTCATTTGTTGACTCACAGCCTGTGATGCCAGAGTCGCCTAAGCCCAATGATGCCGATCCGGGCCTGATAAACGTCACTTACACTGACCTTTGGAAGGGCGTGTCCCTTGCCTACGTGGGCGGCAGAGGCGTGTTTGAAAGCATTTATCGACTTTCCCCGCATCCCCCCACTGCCAAAAGGCCTGTAGACGATATTCGACTGCGCTACAGCGTGCCTGTGACCCTGGATGGCAACGGCAATATAGTGCTGACGTTTCAAAGCGGACAGATGACGGAATCGGCACCCTTGGCCTGGCAGGAGCACCACAATCAACGCGTGTCGGTTCCCATTGCATTTCGGGTCTTTAAAAACGGAGATGTGGGATTCCAGGTCGGTACCTACGACCCAACCATCCCTCTTATGATCGACCCAGTGTTGGATTGGCATACGTATGTGGGATCATCTTCTATGGATGATATCGGTGGCATCGCCCGGGACCCACAAGGTTATTTATATGTGGTGGGAATTGGCGAGGCAACGTGGGGAACACCTGTCAATTTACACGATGAGCAGGGCAACAACTTTTTCGTGGCCAAGTTTGACAGCAACGGAAATGAAATCTGGAATACATTCCTTGGGGGCGATCCTCTGGGCAATTATAGGCCGGATATCGCAGTGGACAGCTCCGGCAACTGCTACATCGTCGGTACCAGTTCGGATTCTGTAGGGACTCCCATTCGACAGTCCTCGTTGGGGCATGAAATTATAGTCGCCAAATTCGACACCAACGGAAATAGAATGTGGCACACCTACATGGGGTCGACCGGTACAGATATCGGAGCCAACATCACCCTTGACGACTTGGATAATATTTACATCGTCGGTACTTCGGATTACAATTGGGGCGCTCCGTTGGTTGAACATGGATCGTACTCTTTTGACGAAGCCGTTGTTGCAAAGCTCAGCAGCAACGGTGAGTTGTTATGGCATACGTATCTTGGACCCAATACCAAGAGCTACGGAAGGTCTGTTGCCGTAGGCTCGGATGGAAACGTATATGTGGGTGGTGAAGGCATCGTCCTGCCGGACATGACCAGCACCACATGCCAGGAGAGTATGCAGGGCGGATTTATCGCCAAACTGAGCAGCGCCGGTCTACCTCTATCGCACACCTGCATCCCATCCGTAATCAACGGGATTGCCTTTGGACCCATGGGCAATATTTATGCTGTTGGTTACAGCGATCAATGGGGCACACCGCTCAACCCGCATGCCGGTAGTGACGACGTGATTGTCGCCAAATTCAGTTCCAGTGGGACCCTGATGTGGCACACGTTTCTCGGCTCGAGCAGTGTGGATTACGGAAAAGACATTATTGTGGATGACAATGGAGTTGTTACCGTCAGCGGTTATGGTGGTGCCACCTGGGGGAATCCGGACAACCCTTTTGCCGGGGTCTGGGACGCGCTTGTCGCCCAGACTGACGACAATGGAAACCTCCTTTGGAACACGTTCATGGGATCCGCCTCGTATGAAATTGCCTGGGATATCATCGACAACCCTTTGGGTGGGTTTTATATTGTCGGCAGTGCGTATGGGGACTGGGGAGCCCCCCTGTCGGAATTCAAAGGGCTTTATTGTGATGGGTTTTTGGCTTGTTTCACCACTGATGAGCTGCCCGCTTGTTTAGGAGATTTTGATGACGATGGGGATTTGGACGGCGAAGACTTGGCCGCACAGGCGGCTGATGGTGATAATCCAGTCATTATAGCAGAAGATTTTGCCGCCGAATTCGGCAGAACCGACTGCCCCTGA